Within bacterium, the genomic segment ATGTCCTATCTCGAATTGATCCAGCAGCTTAGACGTCTCTTCCACCACCGGCAGGTCCGACTTACTCCCCATAACAATTCCCACCAGGAGCTTATCTGTCTTGAGTTTCGAGTTCGGGGCACCTCCTAGCGGGTCGTCGGATTTCGAGTTCATTGGTAATTTCCTCCCGGTAATTACTCGGATAATCAGTGATCAGTGATCGGTAACGTAACTATTCAGTCTTCAGCCTTCAGCCTTCAGTCTATCTACCCTCCGCGATGAGCCGCCACGCCGGGGGCACGGTCGGCTCCACCGCCTTGTTCAGCCGACCGCTTCGTGCTCGGCTGAACGGCGCGGCGGGCTCCAACCGCCTTGCCAGTTTCAGAATTCAACGAATTCCTCGGGATAGTGGGTAAGGTCTATTTTCTCTTGCTCTGGAATCAGCCGTATGCCCCATTGGTGCATGGCCAAGACGCCGAAAAGAATCTCGATAGAAGTTCCCTCTTCATCTTTCCCGATCTCATCAACAACCATGGCGTGAGTGGATATTCGGCGACCTTCCAGTTCAGCCTCCAGGATGGCTGTCTGAGTTGTTTCTTTTACTTTTCCACCCAAAGCACTTCGGAGCGGCTTCTTGAATTTCGACGTGGTCAATAACGTGGCCACTGCAGGAACGACGTATGTATTTCGGGCCCCTGTATCAAACAGCGTCCAACATTCCCGACCATTTACCTTTATCATCTGACGTATTCTTCCCATCGCATCTCTCCTTGTTGCGTTTGTGAAGCCTAACTAATCTGCTCACAGCATTTGTCCCTAAAAGCCTTCTACCTTCAGCCTTCAGTCTATCCACCTGATCGGTAAGTGGCCTAAACGATAAACACGGCCAGAATATACTTTAGAAGCCACAAGTCACAAGTTATTCCTCCGGAAATTTGACTATTATTTCACCAGGCATAGTCATACCGTATTTATCTCTGGCTATTTTTTCAGAGGCCGCTGGATCTTCCGTTAACTCCTTTCTTTTTTTCTCCGTTTCAGCATTATTGCTTCTTAAATATATGATCTCTTTTTCAAGATGGTCTACTTCTCTTTCAAGCTGTCGCCTTTTTAAATAGCCTGCCTCTCCAAAGATAAAACTATAGATTCCACTTCCTGTGATGGCTATCACTCCCAGAATCACAACAACTTTGGACCACTTATTTTGGTTCATTACTACCTCCTAAGTACTCAGCCCTCCCTTGAAACACAGATTTCACCGATTATCCAGATTGCCCAGATTATTCTTGGATATGGAAAGAGATAGATTCCCCTTAAAAGACTTCGTCCATCGTCTTTTCCTGCATCTGATTGCATTAAATTTTATCATAAAAGATACCAGATTGTCAACAGATTATTTCCCCTTGACCAGGGTAATCGCCTCAAAATATATACTCGATGCTCGATACTCGATGCTGGATGCTCGAGGCTCAAGGCTTGAGGCTCGATGCGATTGCCCTGTAGGCTGCATTGAAAAAACTCGACCTGTACGGTTAGGTTGTAGACTACTGACGCTGAAAGCGTCGAATTTTAAATAGCCGTAGATGCAATCTACGGAAACAAATCGCAACGCTCGACCCTGCAAG encodes:
- a CDS encoding aspartyl protease family protein, with amino-acid sequence MGRIRQMIKVNGRECWTLFDTGARNTYVVPAVATLLTTSKFKKPLRSALGGKVKETTQTAILEAELEGRRISTHAMVVDEIGKDEEGTSIEILFGVLAMHQWGIRLIPEQEKIDLTHYPEEFVEF
- a CDS encoding septum formation initiator family protein, coding for MNQNKWSKVVVILGVIAITGSGIYSFIFGEAGYLKRRQLEREVDHLEKEIIYLRSNNAETEKKRKELTEDPAASEKIARDKYGMTMPGEIIVKFPEE